The Candidatus Tumulicola sp. region TGTGCGCAACTGCGAACGTGAAGATCGCAGCGGGCCCGTAGGCCAGTCCGCCTTGCAAGAACACGAACGTATCGTACACGGCGGCCATACCAAAGGATTGAAAAACGTCCGCAGCGGCGTACGCCACCGTCGTTTCCAAGCATGCCGCGACGATCGATAGACAGATCATCACGACGCCGGCAACCAGCGCGAACATCGAGAGCCCCTCTTGCCGTCCGGGTGCGTGTGACAGATACGTCCGAAGACCGACGATGAACCACAAGAAGAATCCGGCCGCCGGAAACATCAACCACGCGCCCAGGAGCAGCGTGGGTCGATGCAGGTCGAGCAACAGACCGATGTCTGTCGCTTTCAACGTCGGCGACGGGAGCGGGCTCGTCACCACGGTCGCTATGAGGATCAGCGCGACGAAACTAAGAATCGACCAGCCCGCCGAACGCTCGGCATGCACGTTTTCCATAAGGCCCGTTTACTTGGTTCGGAAAGCCGGTCCTCCCCGGCTTGTGTCGCCTTGCATTACAGGCCATAGTACTTAAACGAGGGCCACATCTGCGCCAGCGGCGCATGTGGATGCGTGCACAAGTAGATCGGAAGCGGTCCTTCAAGAACCCAGCGAAATTCGTTGCGATAGACGGCGATTTGCCGCACGCTTCCGAACGCGCGTAAGAGGAGCGGATAATCCGTCGCACCGACGGCCAGCATCGACGCGCCGGAATATCCTCGAACGCCCCAGACGTAATATTGATTGTTTGGGCTAATCGCGACCGGTAACCCGTAGCTGGGTCCGTAGCGATTTAATGCGCCGGCATAGGCATACCGGTCCGCGAAGATTGCCGTCTGCGCGCGCTGCGGTTGCGGTATCGATCGATAGGCGAGCGCGACGGTTTCCACCATCGCTTTCCATCCCAGCTGATCGGCGTAGAGCGGATTCATCAGCCGTCTGCTTCCGTCGTGCGCTATCGAATCGCCGATGCGGCTCACACCGATCAACGATTCGTATTGCATATAGGCGGGCAACGACAAGATCGGGAGCGCGATCGGAACGAATATCGCCGCGACGATGAAGGCCGCCGCTGCGAGGGCCGCACGACGACGCGGATGTGGGGCTAACCAGCGTTCGACGGCTACGCCGCCTGCTGCGAATAAGGTTGGATAGATACCGAAGATATAATATGGACGCCCGACGCTGACGACCGCAATTGCAAGCAACACGCCGTATGCGACCGCTACGAAACGCGCGTCGTCGCCGAGACGCCCACGCGCGGACGCGACGACACCGGCGATCCACAGCGGCGCGAGAAATGCATTGAGATAGAGAATCTGCCCGATCGCCAGAAACAATGCGTTGCGGGCCATTCCAGACGATTCGTCGGCTATTCCGTTGGCCAACGCGTGGCGGTTCGCGCGATCGCCGGCGATCACGCCAAGCATCGGAATATGGTGCGATAATTGCCACCAGACGTTCGGCCACACGAGCACGACGGTCAACAACGCGCCGAGCGCGAGCCAACGCGACCGCAACACGTACGCTTTTCCGGTGAGCAGTAGCCCGAGAGCGAGGGCGAGCGCGCACGCAACGATCGAATACTTGGCGTAGAAGGCGACCGCGACGATCAACGCCATCGCAATATACCATCGTCCGTCGCGCGTGCGAACTAAGCGTAGCGTGCAATATGCGAGCGCAGTCCATGCCGCCGGGGAAAGCAACTCGGTCGACAGTCCGTACCCGAGACCCAGCAACCCTGGAGCGAGCGCGGTTCCGAT contains the following coding sequences:
- a CDS encoding glycosyltransferase family 39 protein, with amino-acid sequence MKKLHPVAYVAAVATLLVHVAFNHRYGYYRDELYFIDCARHLSWGYVDQPPFAPFVAWLSAPAGYAVWALRLPPAIFAGVTVLLACAVARELRGGAYAQLLTAIGTALAPGLLGLGYGLSTELLSPAAWTALAYCTLRLVRTRDGRWYIAMALIVAVAFYAKYSIVACALALALGLLLTGKAYVLRSRWLALGALLTVVLVWPNVWWQLSHHIPMLGVIAGDRANRHALANGIADESSGMARNALFLAIGQILYLNAFLAPLWIAGVVASARGRLGDDARFVAVAYGVLLAIAVVSVGRPYYIFGIYPTLFAAGGVAVERWLAPHPRRRAALAAAAFIVAAIFVPIALPILSLPAYMQYESLIGVSRIGDSIAHDGSRRLMNPLYADQLGWKAMVETVALAYRSIPQPQRAQTAIFADRYAYAGALNRYGPSYGLPVAISPNNQYYVWGVRGYSGASMLAVGATDYPLLLRAFGSVRQIAVYRNEFRWVLEGPLPIYLCTHPHAPLAQMWPSFKYYGL